TATAAGATCATTATGTTTGTAGCACAGAAAAAGAGACAAGAGAACATATCTGAGTACATCTTATATATGTTTCAGGTAGAGGACATCATAAGAGCTCTTAATGGAGATGATGAGGCCATCGAGAAGTATGTCTTGAACAACTATAAAAATACCGAAGGTCCCACACAAATTGTTATCGATTGGTACATAACTCTTAAAAATGAGATGGTACTCAATAACCTGATGACTTCGGGACACCTTCCGACGATACAAAATCTCCTTTTCAGGCTGAACACTATCCACCAGCAATTGCTTAAGATGCCCGTGCAGTCCATATATTCGACAGTGTACTATAAAACTTTGCCTGCGATCATTCAACTGCGGTCACTCAGCAATGACACAAAACAAAACGAAATAGAGACTTGCTTTGTCGGTATCTATGGCTATCTCAGCCTAAAGATGCAAGGGAAAGAGGTATCGGCAGAAACCCTTGAGTCAATCAAACAGATCAGTACATTCTTGGCTATTCTTGCAGATAGATTTTGTGAGATAGAGGCCGGTAATATAAAAGTCGATAACGCCACAGAAGTATGAAAAAAAAGAAACAACTCACCGTCTGGCTGACCGGGGCTGGAGGACAACTCGGAAATGCAATCATTCGCAACTTTGGTGAAGTGGAAGGGATCAAATGGTTGCCTACAATAAGAAGTGTTATAGATCTCACCATCCCGGAAGAAGTCGAACGTTTTTTCAACTTCTACAAGCCCGATATTGTTGTCAATGCGGCTGCATTTACAGGTGTTGATGATGCAGAGGTCAATCGCAACGAAGCCATACGACTCAACACCGAACTTCCCGATCAGTTGGCGGCTCTATGTCAACAACACAATAAAATACTTTTTCACTTCAGTACCGATCACGTATTTGGAGGAGAGGGCTGTCCGAAGTCTTCACACCCTTACAAAGAGGAGGATCAACCTTGTCCTGCAAATTTCTACGCAGAGACAAAACTCGAAGGAGAGGCCAGAGTCCTATCCACATGCACTACGGCTTACGTGTGGCGCACAGCATGGTTATACTCCCCTTATGGCAAGAACTTCTACAATATTATCCGTCGCAAAGCTCTCGAGGATGCTAAGTTGAGGGTAGTAAATGATGAGGTTGGCAGTCCGACATCTGCTTTCGGTTTGGCCAAGTCAGTGGTTCGCGTCATTCAAAATATAAAGCAAGGGGATGTGCTCGAATTCGGACTTTACCACTATGCTGATGTCGGAGAAGTCTCAAGGTTTGACTTCGCAAGAGCGATCTTGGATCTAGATACTTTGACCCATAACGTTGAGATCACTCCTTGTAGCCAAAAGGAATATAATACTTTGGCTAATAGACCTCAATATTCGACATTAGACATCAACAAAATCCAAAGCAAGATCACAGATATCTCCCAACCTTGGCAAGAGGCTCTGAAGGAAGTCTATGAGTTGGAACTATCAATGAACTAAGAAAAATATCTACAACATATCATTATATCATGCAGTACAATCAAGCCGAAATATCCAGACGTCGCACTTTTGCCATCATCGCTCACCCTGATGCCGGGAAGACAACACTGACAGAGAAGCTACTCTTGTTTGGTGGTGCAATCCATGTGGCAGGAGCGGTCAAAAGCAATAAAATCAAAAAGACTGCCACTTCAGACTGGATGGAGATAGAAAAACAAAGAGGGATCTCCGTAGCGACTTCTGTGATGGGCTTCAACTATGAGGGCTACAAAATCAACATCCTTGATACTCCCGGTCACCAAGACTTTGCAGAGGATACTTACCGTACGCTGACTGCAGTGGATAGTGTTATCATTGTCATCGATGGAGCTCGTGGTGTGGAGCAACAAACAAAGAGACTAATGGAGGTTTGTCGTATGCGTAAGACCCCTGTAATTGTCTTTGTGAACAAGATGGACAGAGAGAGTCAAGATCCGTTCGACTTGTTGGATGAAATCGAAGAAGAGCTCCAGATCAAGGTTACTCCTCTATCTTGGCCCATCGACTCGGGCGAACGGTTCAAAGGAGTTTACAACATCTATGAGAAGGGGTTAGATATCTACACGCCTAACAAACAAAAAATCTCTGAACGTGTAGAGCTTGACCTCGATAGTGCCCAACTCACAGAATATATCTCAGAAGCTCAAGCAAAGAAGCTAAAAGATGACTTGGAACTCATAAACGAAGTCTACCCCTCACTCGATACCGAACGATACCTAAACGCCGAAGTTGCACCGGTATTCTTTGGTTCAGCACTCAACACTTTCGGGGTAAAGGAGCTCCTCGACTGTTTCGTTCGCATAGCTCCCGCACCACGTGTAACTCAGGCTGAGGAAAGAGCTGTAGATCCATACGAAGAGCCTTTCACAGGATTCATCTTTAAGATCCATGCCAATATGGATCCCAACCACCGCAGTTGTATCGCGTTTGTCAAGATTTGTTCAGGACAATTTGAGCGCAACACAAACTACAAGCACGTACGTCTTGGTAAAAATCTGAAATTCAGTAGCCCGACTGCTTTTATGGCTCAAAAAAAGGAGATTGTCGACAATGCCTTTGCAGGTGATATCATCGGGCTTCCGGATACTGGAAACTTCAAGATCGGAGACACCCTGACATCGGGAGAAAATCTGCATTTCAAAGGCCTACCCAGCTTCTCCCCTGAGATGTTCAAATACATTGAAAATGCGGATCCGATGAAGGCCAAACAGCTCCAAAAAGGGATCGACCAACTCATGGACGAAGGGGTTGCACAACTCTTTACCAGCACATTCAATGGTCGTAAGATCATTGGCACAGTGGGACAACTCCAGTTCGAAGTCATCGAGTATCGCCTACTCCACGAGTACCAAGCACAGTGCCGTTGGGAACCCGTGAGCTTGTACAAGGCTTGCTGGATCTCATCCGACAATCAAGCTGCACTCGAAGATTTCAAGCGGCGCAAGGCGCAATATATGGCTGTGGACATCCACGGTCGTGATGTTTATATGGCTGACAGTGGCTATCTTCTCAACATGGCAAGACAAGACTTCCCTGAGATAGAGTTCCACTTCACCTCGGAATTCTAATGTCCACAATAGTAAATACCGACGTGTGCGACTACTATGACAGGCTTGGCTTAGGTCCACTTTGGGATATTGTCCCTACCCTCTTTCCCAAGACATACATCACAGACCACCTTTTTATTGTGATGTACATATTGATATTGGGATGGAGCGCATATAAATGGTATCAAAAAGGAGTTTCATACAGACTTGCAATCCTCATGCTGTCACCAGCCTTGGTTGTCAGTGTCATACACTTCACTCCGATACTTTTAGTACTACCCATGCTCGTACTTGCTGTTCTGTACCTTCAGACAAGACCCAAGATCAGTGCTGTACTTGTCAGCATAGCGAGTGTGCTAACAATACATCCACTGCTGGGATACTTCCTCATCTTCTTCACCAAGAATAAAAAGGAGTTTGGCATCACAGCCCTGGTAGCCACTATCATCCTGCTTCTTTTGCCACTGACAGTCATGTCTATGGATGCTCTATGGGTCTCTTATAAAGGATGGATAACAGGATTTAGGAGCATCCCGACAGTCGCAGAGTTGCCAAACGAATTTTCAGTCATTCATCTGATTCGAAAATATGAGATATTACCCCCTTGGTTACTCAGACTCTTGGTCATCAATCTCTTTCACATTCAACTCCTGCCATGTCTCAAAGCACGTAAGCTCGAGACTCCACAGAGCTTGTTACCTCTCTTTTCCGGTTCGAT
This is a stretch of genomic DNA from Porphyromonas cangingivalis. It encodes these proteins:
- a CDS encoding DUF4924 family protein encodes the protein MFVAQKKRQENISEYILYMFQVEDIIRALNGDDEAIEKYVLNNYKNTEGPTQIVIDWYITLKNEMVLNNLMTSGHLPTIQNLLFRLNTIHQQLLKMPVQSIYSTVYYKTLPAIIQLRSLSNDTKQNEIETCFVGIYGYLSLKMQGKEVSAETLESIKQISTFLAILADRFCEIEAGNIKVDNATEV
- the rfbD gene encoding dTDP-4-dehydrorhamnose reductase; amino-acid sequence: MKKKKQLTVWLTGAGGQLGNAIIRNFGEVEGIKWLPTIRSVIDLTIPEEVERFFNFYKPDIVVNAAAFTGVDDAEVNRNEAIRLNTELPDQLAALCQQHNKILFHFSTDHVFGGEGCPKSSHPYKEEDQPCPANFYAETKLEGEARVLSTCTTAYVWRTAWLYSPYGKNFYNIIRRKALEDAKLRVVNDEVGSPTSAFGLAKSVVRVIQNIKQGDVLEFGLYHYADVGEVSRFDFARAILDLDTLTHNVEITPCSQKEYNTLANRPQYSTLDINKIQSKITDISQPWQEALKEVYELELSMN
- a CDS encoding peptide chain release factor 3; protein product: MQYNQAEISRRRTFAIIAHPDAGKTTLTEKLLLFGGAIHVAGAVKSNKIKKTATSDWMEIEKQRGISVATSVMGFNYEGYKINILDTPGHQDFAEDTYRTLTAVDSVIIVIDGARGVEQQTKRLMEVCRMRKTPVIVFVNKMDRESQDPFDLLDEIEEELQIKVTPLSWPIDSGERFKGVYNIYEKGLDIYTPNKQKISERVELDLDSAQLTEYISEAQAKKLKDDLELINEVYPSLDTERYLNAEVAPVFFGSALNTFGVKELLDCFVRIAPAPRVTQAEERAVDPYEEPFTGFIFKIHANMDPNHRSCIAFVKICSGQFERNTNYKHVRLGKNLKFSSPTAFMAQKKEIVDNAFAGDIIGLPDTGNFKIGDTLTSGENLHFKGLPSFSPEMFKYIENADPMKAKQLQKGIDQLMDEGVAQLFTSTFNGRKIIGTVGQLQFEVIEYRLLHEYQAQCRWEPVSLYKACWISSDNQAALEDFKRRKAQYMAVDIHGRDVYMADSGYLLNMARQDFPEIEFHFTSEF